In a single window of the Octopus sinensis linkage group LG1, ASM634580v1, whole genome shotgun sequence genome:
- the LOC115216688 gene encoding INO80 complex subunit C, which translates to MATVGKSPSKRKSTKLKSSTSSSLGAPPASKKKKSNPIPPLPPVENEELEDPNMTTTEYVERIPIFKDPNFVHSTKGAAGAKKRGWKNLKQIVASERAVQWPVSAVTYSSIEGPPSFKPAKKYSDISGLHSDYRDPQSKLRYHNVKEFSQLRMLPSDLVTAYLALRKANAPVP; encoded by the exons atggCGACAGTCGGCAAAAGTCCTTCGAAACGGAaatcaacaaaattaaaaagTTCCACAAGCAGTTCTTTGGGTGCCCCTCCAGCATCGAAAAAGAAGAAATCGAATCCT ATCCCTCCTCTTCCGCCAGTAGAAAATGAAGAACTAGAAGATCCAAATATGACAACAACAGAATATGTTGAGAGAATTCCAATTTTTAAAGATCCTAattttgtg CATTCTACAAAAGGAGCAGCTGGTGCCAAGAAAAGAGGATGGAAAAACCTGAAACAAATAGTAGCATCTGAGCGAGCTGTACAATGGCCAGTCAGTGCTGTCACTT ACAGTAGCATAGAGGGACCACCATCATTCAAACCtgcaaaaaaatattcagatatatcTGGTCTACAT tctGATTACAGAGATCCACAAAGCAAGTTACGATATCATAATGTCAAAGAATTCTCTCAACTACGAATGCTTCCCAGTGATTTAGTTACTGCATATTTAGCTTTACGCAAAGCTAATGCACCAGTTCCATGA